The region CGCGGCATCGCGACGGGCTTTGGCTTTCTGGAACGCACCAGCGGATTTGCGATCCTGATGAGCCTCGTCCCCTACGACGACACCATGAGCTATGGCCGAACCTTCATGGTCGGCCTGCTCAACACCTTGCTGGTTTCGGCTTTGGGTATTGTGGTCTCAACCGTCATCGGTTTTATTGTCGGAATTTCTCGCCTGTCTCGCAACTGGCTGATTTCTCGCCTCGCCCTGGCTTATGTCGAGGTGCTGCGAAATATTCCGCTGTTGCTTCAGGTGTTCTTTTGGTACTTCGCGGTCCTGCGCTCCCTGCCCGGCCCCCGGGACAGCCATGCGCTGGGAGACTCTTTGTTTCTCAACAATCGGGGTCTTTACATCCCCCGTCCCGTTGCCGAAGACGGCCTGGGCCTGGTCTTTTTGGCCCTGGGCGTCGCGGTGGTGGCGGCCTTGGCCTTGGGGCGCTGGGCGTATCGCCGCCAGCGGCTGACCGGCCAGCCCTTCCCCACCCTGCTCACGGGGGGCAGCCTGATCGTGGGCCTGCCCCTGCTCACCTTTTGGGCTGCCGGCACGCCGCTGTCCGTGGAAACCCCGGCGCTTCAGGGCTTCAATTTCCAAGGCGGGGTGCGCCTGATCCCCGAACTGGTGGCGCTCACCGCGGCCCTTAGCCTCTATACGGCGGCCTTCATCGCCGAGGTGGTGCGCGGGGGCATCTTGGCCATCAGCCACGGCCAGACCGAGGCGGCCAGTGCCCTGGGCCTGCGCCCCAGCCTGACCTTGCGCTTGGTCATTCTCCCCCAAGCCATGCGGGTGATCATTCCGCCGCTTACCAGCCAATACCTGAACCTGATCAAGAACTCGTCCCTCGCCACGGCCATCGGCTATCCCGATCTGGTCGCGGTGTTCATGGGCACGACCTTGAACCAGACCGGGCAGGCCGTGGAAATTGTGGCCATGACCATGGCCGTCTATCTGGTGCTGAGTCTGGTCATCAGCGTGCTGATGAACTGGTATAACAGCGCCGTTGCCCTCAAGGAGCGCTGAGCATGGCCGTTTTCGACGCCAAGCCGGCCCTGCCGCCCCCGGTCGCGACGACCGGTGCCTGGGGCTGGATCCGGCGCAACCTTCTGTCCTCTCCCCTCGACATTGCCCTCACCGCGACCGGGCTCCTACTGCTGGCCGTGGCGATTGGGCCTTTCCTGCGCTGGGCGGTGTTCGAGGCCAGTTTTGGCGGCACCACCGCCGAGGCCTGCTCGACCGCCAAGGGCGCGTGCTGGACCTTCGTTCGGGCGCGGTTCGACTTCTTTATTTATGGCTTCTATCCGGCGGCGGAGCGCTGGCGGGTGGACGTGGTGTTCGCTTTGCTGGCGACTTTCATTGCCGCCTTGCTGTGGAACCGTGTGCCCGGCCGGCGCTGGGTAGCGCTCGCCAGCGTCACCGTTTATCCCCTGTTGGCTTTCTGGCTGCTGCTGGGGGGAGGGGGCGGCCTCGCGCTGGTCGAGACCTCCAAATGGGGCGGCTTGATGCTGACCCTGGTTTTGGCCGTGGTCGGCATGGTGGCCGCCCTGCCGGTGGGGATTTTGCTGGCGCTGGGCCGACGCTCCAAGATGATCGTGATCCGCATCGCCTGCACCACCTTCATTGAACTGTGGCGCGGCGTGCCCTTGATTTCGGTCCTGTTCATGGCCTCGGTCATGCTGCCCTTGTTCCTGCCCCAGGAGGTGAGCATCGACAAACTGCTGCGCGCCCTGATCGGCCTGATCATGTTCCAGGCGGCCTACATGGCCGAGGTGGTGCGCGGCGGTCTTCAGGCCATCCCGCGCGGGCAGTTCGAGGCCGCCCAGGCCCTGGGGCTGGGCTTTTGGCGGTCCATGGCGCTGATCATCCTGCCCCAGGCCCTCAAGCTGGTGATCCCCGGGATCGTCAACACCTTCATCGCTCTGTTCAAGGACACCACCTTGGTGCTCATCATCGGCCTGCTCGATGTTCTGGGCGCGGTGCAAGCCGCGTTGGTGGACCCGTCTTGGGATCGGGTGGCCGTCGAGGGCTATGTTTTCGCCGGGTTCTGTTACTGGATCTTCTGTTTCGGCATCAGCCGCTACAGCCAGTCCCTGGAGCGTAAGCTGCAAACCGGACACAAGAGGTAATCATGACCCTTCCCCAAGTTCCTCCGGTGGCCCCCCCGGTCGCCAACGACTTGGAGGCGCCGCCCTCCGAGGACGACACCCGCATCGCGCCGCGCCTGGGCAAGGACGTGGTGATTTCCATTGAGCACATGAACAAATGGTACGGCGAGTTCCATGTGCTGCGCGATATCTCGCTCCAGGTCCGCCGGGGCGAGCGCATCGTGTTGTGCGGCCCCTCGGGCTCGGGCAAATCCACCCTCATTCGCTGCGTCAATCGTCTGGAGGAGCACCAGCAAGGCCGCATCGTTGTCGATGGCGTCGAGCTGACCTCGGACGTGCGCCATATCGAGCAGATCCGCCGCGAGGTGGGCATGGTGTTCCAGCACTTCAATCTGTTCCCGCATCTGAGCGTGCTGGAAAACTGCGTGTTAGCGCCGGTGTGGGTGCGCAAGGAGCCGCGCAAGCTGGCCGAAGCGCGGGCCATGCGGCTGTTGGAACGGGTCAAGATCCCCGATCAGGCCCACAAATACCCGGGTCAGCTTTCGGGCGGGCAGCAGCAGCGCGTGGCCATCGCGCGCTCCTTGTGCATGCAGCCCAAGATCATGCTCTTCGACGAGCCGACCAGCGCGCTCGATCCCGAGATGATCAAGGAGGTTCTAGACACCATGATCTCCCTAGCCGAGGAAGGTATGACCATGGTGTGCGTGACCCACGAAATGGGCTTTGCCAAGACCGTGGCCGACCGGGTTATCTTCATGGACCGAGGCCAAATCGTCGAGGAAAACGACCCGCATTCCTTCTTCAATCACCCGACCAATGAACGGACCAAGCTCTTTTTGAGCCAAATCCTGCATCATTGACCTCCCTCCCCCGCGTCTGGCCCCT is a window of Pararhodospirillum photometricum DSM 122 DNA encoding:
- a CDS encoding amino acid ABC transporter permease yields the protein MAVFDAKPALPPPVATTGAWGWIRRNLLSSPLDIALTATGLLLLAVAIGPFLRWAVFEASFGGTTAEACSTAKGACWTFVRARFDFFIYGFYPAAERWRVDVVFALLATFIAALLWNRVPGRRWVALASVTVYPLLAFWLLLGGGGGLALVETSKWGGLMLTLVLAVVGMVAALPVGILLALGRRSKMIVIRIACTTFIELWRGVPLISVLFMASVMLPLFLPQEVSIDKLLRALIGLIMFQAAYMAEVVRGGLQAIPRGQFEAAQALGLGFWRSMALIILPQALKLVIPGIVNTFIALFKDTTLVLIIGLLDVLGAVQAALVDPSWDRVAVEGYVFAGFCYWIFCFGISRYSQSLERKLQTGHKR
- a CDS encoding amino acid ABC transporter permease, giving the protein MTHPTPPADGPAFVAQGKPSPWRDPKVRSLVVQLLTAAGLAWFFWTLFDNTLTNMAQRGIATGFGFLERTSGFAILMSLVPYDDTMSYGRTFMVGLLNTLLVSALGIVVSTVIGFIVGISRLSRNWLISRLALAYVEVLRNIPLLLQVFFWYFAVLRSLPGPRDSHALGDSLFLNNRGLYIPRPVAEDGLGLVFLALGVAVVAALALGRWAYRRQRLTGQPFPTLLTGGSLIVGLPLLTFWAAGTPLSVETPALQGFNFQGGVRLIPELVALTAALSLYTAAFIAEVVRGGILAISHGQTEAASALGLRPSLTLRLVILPQAMRVIIPPLTSQYLNLIKNSSLATAIGYPDLVAVFMGTTLNQTGQAVEIVAMTMAVYLVLSLVISVLMNWYNSAVALKER
- a CDS encoding amino acid ABC transporter ATP-binding protein, with amino-acid sequence MNKWYGEFHVLRDISLQVRRGERIVLCGPSGSGKSTLIRCVNRLEEHQQGRIVVDGVELTSDVRHIEQIRREVGMVFQHFNLFPHLSVLENCVLAPVWVRKEPRKLAEARAMRLLERVKIPDQAHKYPGQLSGGQQQRVAIARSLCMQPKIMLFDEPTSALDPEMIKEVLDTMISLAEEGMTMVCVTHEMGFAKTVADRVIFMDRGQIVEENDPHSFFNHPTNERTKLFLSQILHH